A single region of the Blattabacterium sp. (Cryptocercus kyebangensis) genome encodes:
- a CDS encoding DNA recombination protein RmuC yields the protein MIFYYYFGILCCFIFFIFIYFFRKLEFFLMEKLKDHRNEIQKMSQYDIIEFGNSLKEIKNGIIQSIIDFQNSIDGKIQFYIESQSNKLNFIHLEQEKLVRMTEKKLEEIKENVNEKLQNSLNVHLGKSFEIIGNQLSFLQEGLGDMKNLAQDVNVLKRTLNHVKICGSFSEMQLSMLLQQILSPEQYACNVVTKSNTNFVVEFAIKLPGLGDGNIIWLPIDVKFPKETYEKVQMAYNLGEKKNIEIAKKNMVSVLKKMSKDIKDKYIDPPNTTDFAILFLPFEGIYAEIVKNSSLLEELQRKYKIVITGPSTLAAMLNSLQIGFRTLAIQKKSSEVWKILETVKKEFTKFGSLLHQAQDKLQSAAKDIDKVMGVRKNLIEKKLRDIENY from the coding sequence ATGATATTCTATTATTATTTTGGAATTTTATGCTGTTTTATTTTTTTTATATTCATCTATTTTTTTAGAAAGTTGGAATTCTTTTTGATGGAAAAGTTAAAAGATCATCGAAATGAAATCCAAAAAATGTCTCAATATGATATAATTGAATTTGGAAATTCTTTAAAAGAAATTAAGAATGGAATTATACAATCTATAATAGATTTTCAAAATTCTATTGATGGTAAAATTCAATTTTATATTGAAAGTCAATCTAATAAATTAAATTTTATTCATTTAGAACAAGAAAAACTGGTTAGAATGACAGAGAAAAAATTAGAAGAAATCAAAGAAAATGTGAATGAAAAACTTCAAAATTCTTTGAATGTACATTTGGGTAAATCTTTTGAAATAATTGGGAATCAATTGTCTTTTTTACAGGAAGGGTTGGGAGATATGAAAAATTTAGCACAGGATGTAAATGTTTTGAAAAGAACTTTAAATCATGTGAAAATATGTGGAAGTTTTAGTGAAATGCAATTATCTATGCTTTTACAACAGATTCTATCCCCAGAACAGTATGCCTGTAACGTAGTTACTAAATCTAATACAAATTTTGTAGTGGAATTTGCTATTAAGCTTCCAGGACTTGGAGATGGAAATATTATATGGTTACCGATTGATGTAAAATTTCCAAAAGAAACTTATGAAAAAGTACAAATGGCTTATAATTTAGGAGAAAAAAAAAATATAGAAATAGCTAAAAAAAATATGGTATCTGTTCTTAAAAAAATGTCTAAGGATATTAAGGATAAATATATAGATCCTCCAAATACTACTGATTTTGCCATTCTTTTTTTGCCTTTTGAAGGAATATATGCTGAAATAGTGAAAAATTCAAGCTTATTAGAAGAATTACAAAGAAAATATAAAATTGTAATTACAGGGCCTTCTACATTAGCGGCTATGTTAAATAGTTTACAGATCGGATTTCGTACTTTAGCTATTCAGAAAAAAAGTTCTGAAGTATGGAAAATTTTAGAAACTGTAAAAAAAGAATTTACAAAATTTGGATCATTGCTTCATCAAGCACAAGATAAATTGCAATCAGCAGCCAAAGATATAGATAAAGTAATGGGAGTTAGGAAAAATTTAATTGAAAAAAAATTAAGAGATATAGAGAATTATTAG
- a CDS encoding DUF4293 family protein, whose product MLYRIQTFYLFLSILISSTSLYIYSYEQKEIKNSFFLDKIFLIFLIIALILSIISLLSFQKKEIQILCNNLNILINSATFIYILFFSYYYKYFLIKKNFILLILSLLILSTILFLYLSNKEIKRDIESIRSMNRIR is encoded by the coding sequence ATGTTATACCGAATACAAACTTTTTATTTATTTCTATCCATATTAATTTCTTCTACTTCTTTATACATTTATTCTTATGAACAAAAAGAAATAAAAAATTCCTTTTTTCTAGATAAAATATTTTTAATTTTTTTGATTATAGCTTTAATTTTATCTATTATAAGTCTTCTTTCTTTTCAAAAAAAAGAAATACAAATTTTGTGTAATAATTTAAATATACTTATAAATAGTGCCACTTTCATATACATTCTTTTTTTTTCGTATTATTATAAATATTTTTTAATAAAAAAAAACTTTATTCTTCTTATACTTTCTCTTCTTATATTATCAACGATATTATTTTTGTATCTTTCTAATAAAGAAATAAAAAGAGATATAGAATCAATTCGTTCTATGAATAGAATACGATAA
- the ftsY gene encoding signal recognition particle-docking protein FtsY, with the protein MFSPPKKKEIKVAFDHELKKTRESFFSRVKNIFFRKSKLKVEIDIDVLDHIEEILLSSDIGTKTTIKIINNLEKRIKKEKYEDNQKLYEFLKEEMKVLFMDVIKNESLERTIKYEKKPYVIMMIGVNGVGKTTTIGKLAFFLKKKGFNLIIGASDTFRAAAIRQLEIWSKKVNIPLIKQQHMQADPASVAYDTLQSAKSKNTDVVLIDTAGRLQNKIGLMEELSKISRVMKKVIPEAPHEIMLVLDATTGQNAFEQVKKFSSFVKVSSIILTKLEGTAKGGVVIGIMDQFKIPIKYIGIGEKIQDLKEFDGKKFIDSFFISTTKEDIIQDN; encoded by the coding sequence ATGTTTTCGCCTCCAAAAAAAAAGGAAATAAAAGTAGCATTCGATCATGAATTAAAAAAGACTAGAGAATCCTTTTTCTCTAGAGTAAAAAATATTTTTTTCCGAAAATCAAAATTGAAAGTTGAGATAGATATAGATGTTTTAGATCATATAGAAGAGATATTATTATCTTCGGATATAGGGACAAAAACTACCATAAAAATAATTAATAATCTTGAAAAAAGAATTAAAAAGGAAAAATATGAAGACAATCAAAAATTATATGAATTCTTGAAAGAAGAAATGAAAGTTCTTTTTATGGATGTTATTAAAAATGAAAGTTTAGAACGAACAATAAAATATGAAAAGAAACCATACGTAATTATGATGATTGGAGTAAATGGAGTAGGGAAGACCACAACAATTGGTAAATTAGCATTTTTTTTAAAAAAAAAAGGATTTAATTTAATTATAGGTGCTTCGGATACATTTCGTGCAGCTGCTATACGACAACTTGAAATATGGTCAAAAAAAGTGAATATTCCATTGATAAAACAACAACATATGCAAGCGGATCCAGCTTCTGTAGCGTACGATACTTTGCAATCTGCAAAATCTAAAAATACGGATGTAGTATTGATTGATACAGCTGGTAGATTGCAAAATAAAATTGGACTGATGGAAGAACTTTCTAAAATAAGTAGAGTGATGAAGAAAGTAATACCTGAAGCTCCTCATGAAATTATGCTTGTTTTGGATGCTACAACGGGTCAAAATGCTTTTGAACAAGTGAAAAAATTTTCTTCTTTTGTGAAAGTTTCTTCTATAATATTAACAAAATTAGAAGGCACTGCTAAAGGGGGAGTCGTTATAGGAATCATGGATCAATTTAAAATACCTATTAAATATATTGGAATAGGAGAAAAAATACAAGATTTGAAAGAATTTGATGGTAAAAAATTTATTGATTCTTTTTTTATTAGTACTACTAAAGAAGATATAATCCAGGACAACTAA
- the rpmG gene encoding 50S ribosomal protein L33 yields MGKKGNRIQVILECSEQKKTGIPGSYRYITTKNKKNTPNRIELKKYNPRLRKYTIYKEIK; encoded by the coding sequence ATGGGAAAAAAAGGAAATAGAATACAAGTAATATTGGAATGTTCTGAACAAAAAAAGACTGGAATTCCGGGTTCCTATAGATATATTACTACGAAAAATAAAAAAAATACTCCAAATAGAATAGAATTAAAAAAATACAATCCAAGATTGAGAAAATACACAATTTATAAGGAAATAAAATAA
- the accC gene encoding acetyl-CoA carboxylase biotin carboxylase subunit, whose translation MFKKILIANRGEIALRIIRTAKEMGIKTVAVYSTADKYSLHVYFADEAVCIGPPYSYQSYLNVPNLISAAEITNADAIHPGYGFLSESAYFSSMCIKHRIKFIGPLPNQIIQMGNKISAKKTMENAGIPCLPGSDCSVESSYKEVEKIAEEIGYPIIIKAVYGGGGKGIRSVLDKKKLKKSWEEAKKEALACFGKTDIYIEKLIIDPRHIEIQIISDRYGKSCHLSERDCSIQRRNQKLVEEAPSPFLTISLRKKMGEEAVKAAEFIHYEGIGTIEFLVDKNRNFYFMEMNPRIQVEHTITEEITGLDLVQEQIFLAYGKKLSGKNYYPKMYSIECRINAEEPYQDFRPVPGKIIQIHFPGGKGVRIDTHVYAGYRVPHYYDSMIAKIITTAKSRKETIEKMRRSLEEFVIEGIRTTIPFHRQLMQNNDFLKGNYNTNFLKKLHLDSKFDNDHSNC comes from the coding sequence ATGTTCAAAAAAATATTAATAGCTAATCGTGGTGAAATTGCTTTACGGATTATACGAACAGCTAAAGAAATGGGAATAAAAACAGTAGCTGTTTATTCGACTGCAGATAAATATAGTCTTCATGTTTATTTCGCGGATGAAGCTGTATGTATTGGCCCTCCTTATTCTTATCAATCTTATCTAAATGTTCCAAATTTAATATCTGCTGCTGAAATTACTAATGCAGATGCCATTCATCCTGGATATGGATTTTTATCCGAAAGTGCCTATTTTTCATCTATGTGCATAAAACATAGAATTAAATTTATAGGACCACTTCCAAATCAAATAATTCAGATGGGTAATAAAATATCAGCTAAGAAAACTATGGAAAATGCTGGAATTCCGTGTTTACCTGGATCGGATTGTTCTGTTGAATCTTCTTATAAGGAAGTAGAAAAAATAGCAGAAGAAATAGGATATCCTATTATTATTAAAGCAGTTTATGGAGGTGGAGGAAAAGGAATACGATCTGTTTTAGATAAAAAAAAATTAAAAAAATCTTGGGAAGAAGCGAAAAAAGAAGCTTTAGCATGTTTTGGAAAAACAGATATTTATATAGAAAAATTAATTATAGATCCAAGACATATAGAAATACAAATAATTAGCGATCGATATGGAAAATCCTGTCATTTATCCGAAAGAGATTGTTCAATTCAACGAAGAAATCAAAAATTGGTAGAAGAGGCTCCTTCGCCCTTTCTAACCATTTCTTTGAGAAAAAAAATGGGAGAAGAAGCTGTAAAAGCAGCTGAATTTATTCATTACGAAGGGATCGGAACTATAGAATTTTTAGTAGATAAAAATAGGAATTTTTATTTTATGGAAATGAATCCAAGAATTCAAGTAGAACATACTATTACCGAAGAAATAACAGGGTTAGATCTTGTACAAGAACAAATTTTTTTAGCTTATGGGAAAAAACTTTCTGGAAAAAATTATTATCCAAAAATGTATTCAATAGAATGTAGAATTAATGCAGAAGAACCTTATCAAGACTTTCGTCCTGTTCCTGGAAAAATTATTCAAATACATTTTCCAGGAGGTAAAGGAGTACGAATAGATACGCATGTTTATGCTGGATATAGAGTCCCACATTATTATGATTCTATGATTGCAAAAATAATCACCACTGCAAAAAGTAGAAAAGAAACTATTGAAAAAATGCGTAGATCCTTAGAAGAATTTGTAATAGAAGGGATTCGTACTACTATTCCTTTTCACAGACAACTTATGCAAAATAATGATTTTTTAAAAGGAAATTATAATACAAATTTTTTAAAAAAACTTCACTTAGATTCTAAATTTGACAATGATCATTCAAATTGTTAA
- the prfA gene encoding peptide chain release factor 1: MKKTSLINKFEVFEKEFQKISNSILEPKIIYNQKKYKIYLKRYRILKNIMNLYERYKKKLSSLQEANDILKNDSDPEMKEIASLEKNQILEDLFSIEKKSYNILFSNTNTEENNEDHRNAIVELRSGTGGNEACLFVEDILRMYIMYFKQVGCKYEIINVQKGGIKGYKEIILNVSGNNIKGGVYGNLKFESGVHRVQRIPKTESQGRIHTSAITVAVLPEVKDIEMNIHLSDIKKDTFRSSGAGGQHVNKTESAVRLTHLPSKITVECQEGRSQHKNFEKAMNVLRSRLYQNEMEKQSKERSIKRKSLVSTGDRSVKIRTYNYPKKRVTDHRIHKSIHDLVGFMNGNIQEMIDFLKFFEKKQINNLNDHCQI; the protein is encoded by the coding sequence ATGAAAAAAACTTCATTGATTAATAAATTTGAAGTCTTTGAAAAAGAATTTCAAAAAATATCAAATTCTATTTTAGAGCCTAAAATTATATACAATCAAAAAAAATATAAGATATACTTGAAAAGATATCGAATATTGAAAAATATAATGAATCTTTATGAAAGATACAAAAAAAAATTATCCTCTCTTCAAGAAGCGAACGATATTTTAAAAAACGATTCTGATCCTGAAATGAAAGAAATAGCTTCTTTAGAAAAAAATCAAATTTTAGAAGATTTATTTTCTATTGAAAAAAAATCATATAATATTCTATTTTCTAATACAAATACAGAAGAGAACAATGAGGACCATAGAAATGCAATTGTAGAATTACGTTCTGGAACAGGAGGAAATGAAGCATGTCTTTTCGTAGAAGATATCCTACGAATGTATATAATGTATTTTAAACAAGTAGGTTGTAAATATGAAATTATAAATGTTCAAAAAGGAGGAATTAAAGGATACAAAGAAATAATTTTAAATGTAAGTGGAAATAATATAAAAGGAGGAGTTTATGGAAATTTAAAATTTGAATCTGGAGTACATAGAGTGCAAAGAATTCCAAAAACTGAATCTCAAGGTAGAATACATACATCGGCTATCACAGTGGCTGTTCTACCTGAAGTAAAAGATATAGAGATGAACATCCATTTATCTGATATAAAAAAAGATACATTTCGATCTAGTGGTGCTGGAGGACAACATGTAAATAAAACAGAATCCGCTGTACGGTTAACTCACTTGCCAAGTAAAATTACAGTAGAATGTCAAGAGGGACGCTCTCAACATAAAAATTTTGAAAAAGCTATGAACGTTTTACGATCACGTCTTTATCAAAATGAAATGGAAAAACAATCCAAAGAACGATCTATAAAAAGAAAATCTTTAGTCTCTACAGGAGATAGATCCGTAAAAATACGGACCTATAATTATCCTAAAAAAAGAGTAACAGATCATAGGATTCATAAATCCATCCATGATCTTGTAGGATTCATGAATGGAAATATTCAAGAAATGATTGATTTTTTAAAATTTTTTGAAAAAAAACAAATTAACAATTTGAATGATCATTGTCAAATTTAG
- the rho gene encoding transcription termination factor Rho: MYDITELKSKKLFELQEIARSSGLKKCTQLRKNELLEKIISILKKKKSPTMSSSKIENSLLKKGFKIRKKIESKILFSENINEKKKSFSKEHLKISPKIPEETGKYQKKYFPSWKKIDRSEFQTTIGTESGVLQKVSNKYRTPEYEFEGIIISEGVLDIMQENYGFLRSSDFNYLSSPDDIYVSQSQIRLFGMKTGDTIRGEVRPPKEGEKYFPLIKILEINGRHPSFVRERDSFEHLTPLFPNEKFKLAEKNATLSTRIVDLFTPIGKGQRGMIVAPPKTGKTTLLKEIANAIAANHPEVYLIILLIDERPEEVTDMQRNVKGEVIASTFDEPADRHVKVANIVLQKAKRMVECSHDVVILLDSITRLARAYNTVSPASGKVLSGGVDANALHRPKRFFGAARNIEDGGSLSIIATAMIDTGSKMDEVIFEEFKGTGNKELQLDRKISNKRIYPAIDLVSSSTRKDDLLLDTNTLQRMWILRKHLSDMNPVEAMEFLRSRMSRTKNNEEFLISMNG, translated from the coding sequence ATGTATGATATTACTGAATTAAAAAGTAAAAAACTTTTTGAATTACAGGAGATTGCTCGTTCTTCAGGATTAAAAAAATGTACACAATTACGAAAAAACGAACTCCTAGAAAAAATAATTTCCATTTTAAAGAAAAAAAAATCTCCTACAATGTCTTCTTCAAAGATAGAAAATTCTTTATTAAAAAAAGGATTTAAAATTCGAAAAAAAATAGAATCCAAGATACTATTTTCAGAAAATATTAATGAAAAAAAGAAATCCTTTTCTAAGGAACATTTAAAGATATCCCCCAAAATTCCAGAAGAAACTGGTAAATATCAAAAAAAATACTTTCCAAGTTGGAAAAAAATTGATAGATCGGAATTTCAAACTACTATTGGGACAGAAAGTGGTGTTTTACAAAAAGTATCCAATAAATATCGTACTCCTGAATATGAATTTGAGGGAATTATAATTAGTGAAGGAGTACTAGATATTATGCAAGAGAACTATGGATTTTTAAGATCTTCTGATTTTAATTATTTATCATCTCCTGATGATATTTACGTTTCTCAATCTCAAATTAGACTTTTTGGAATGAAAACAGGAGATACTATAAGAGGAGAAGTTCGTCCTCCTAAAGAGGGAGAAAAATATTTTCCTTTAATTAAAATTCTTGAAATAAATGGAAGACATCCTTCTTTTGTAAGAGAAAGAGATTCTTTTGAACATTTAACTCCCCTTTTTCCAAATGAAAAATTTAAACTAGCTGAAAAAAACGCTACTCTTTCTACAAGAATAGTAGATCTTTTCACACCAATAGGAAAAGGACAAAGAGGTATGATTGTAGCTCCCCCAAAAACAGGAAAAACTACTTTATTAAAAGAAATAGCTAATGCAATTGCGGCTAATCATCCAGAGGTTTATCTGATTATTTTACTTATTGATGAAAGACCAGAGGAAGTTACAGATATGCAACGAAATGTTAAAGGAGAAGTAATCGCCTCTACTTTTGATGAACCAGCAGATAGACATGTAAAAGTAGCTAATATTGTATTACAAAAAGCTAAAAGAATGGTAGAATGTTCTCATGATGTTGTGATATTATTAGATTCTATAACACGTTTAGCACGTGCATATAACACTGTTTCTCCTGCCTCTGGAAAAGTTTTGTCAGGAGGAGTAGATGCCAATGCTTTGCATAGACCAAAAAGGTTTTTTGGAGCGGCTAGAAATATAGAAGATGGAGGATCTTTATCTATTATTGCTACTGCTATGATTGATACAGGATCAAAAATGGATGAAGTTATTTTTGAAGAATTTAAAGGAACTGGAAATAAAGAACTTCAATTAGATAGAAAAATTTCTAATAAACGAATTTATCCAGCTATTGATCTTGTTTCATCCAGTACAAGGAAAGATGATCTATTGTTAGATACAAATACTTTGCAAAGAATGTGGATTTTACGAAAACATCTTTCCGATATGAATCCAGTAGAAGCCATGGAATTTTTAAGATCACGTATGTCTAGAACTAAAAACAATGAAGAATTTTTAATATCAATGAATGGATGA
- the rpmB gene encoding 50S ribosomal protein L28, with protein MSKVCELTGKRAMVGNRVSHANNKNKRRFNINLCKKRFFLTKEKKWITLKICTSVIKLINKIGIENTLKRFKYKY; from the coding sequence ATGTCAAAAGTTTGTGAACTTACAGGAAAGAGGGCAATGGTAGGTAATAGAGTTTCTCATGCTAACAATAAAAATAAACGTCGTTTCAATATAAATTTATGCAAAAAACGTTTTTTTTTAACAAAAGAAAAAAAATGGATTACTTTAAAAATTTGTACTTCTGTTATTAAATTGATTAATAAAATTGGAATTGAAAATACATTAAAACGTTTTAAATATAAATATTAA
- the htpG gene encoding molecular chaperone HtpG produces MEKDKISVTSDNIFPIIKRFLYSDQEIFLRELVSNATDAILKLKTLERVKEIEIDEVMDDNLLKIKVKIDKKNKTIHIIDNGIGMTKEEVEKYINQIAFSGAEEFIQKYQDPTSSIIGHFGLGFYSSFMVAKKVIIITQSYRKDSFTVLWSCDGTPKFSMVKTKKRERGTEIVLFINEDSKEFLEYNRILKLLHKYCQFMPVPISLFSEEEKEVIINNIDPLWKKNPIYLSDKDYLSFYHELYPKQVEDALFWAHLNIDHPFHLTGVLYFPNIENKMDVQKGRIHLYKNQVYITDKLEGIVPDFLSLLKGVIDSPDIPLNVSRSHFQSNTSVKNISKYITRKVADKLHSMFKKDRKNFQKKWEHIKIIIEYGMISTKSFFDKANNFFIYLTINGEFFTLEELKEKIKNSQKNKDGKIIFLYTSDKEKQYSYIKDAEYRTYEVLILNSPLTVHLIQKLEITHKDISFVRVDSDHIDKLIDKKKEKYSSELSEKEKEDLKNIVNENLIKEYEFSVKLENLSKKDPPFLIIIPEFLRRMREITTIGRDIIKNDKEKFYQLIVNTNHLLMKKILRNPCNESKKELIQEALNLTLLSKNLLKGKNLIFFISKKIEELTQ; encoded by the coding sequence ATGGAAAAGGATAAGATTAGTGTTACTTCAGATAATATTTTTCCCATTATAAAAAGATTCCTTTATTCTGATCAAGAAATTTTTTTACGAGAACTAGTTTCCAATGCTACGGATGCTATTCTAAAATTAAAAACTCTGGAAAGAGTAAAAGAGATAGAAATAGATGAGGTTATGGATGATAATTTACTGAAAATTAAAGTAAAAATAGATAAAAAAAATAAAACTATTCATATTATTGATAATGGAATTGGAATGACAAAAGAAGAAGTAGAAAAATATATAAATCAAATAGCTTTTTCTGGAGCGGAGGAATTTATTCAAAAATATCAAGATCCAACATCTTCTATTATTGGTCATTTTGGATTGGGATTTTATTCTTCTTTTATGGTAGCAAAAAAGGTAATTATTATTACTCAATCTTATAGAAAAGATTCATTTACAGTATTATGGTCATGTGACGGAACCCCAAAATTCAGCATGGTAAAAACTAAAAAAAGAGAAAGAGGAACAGAAATCGTTTTATTTATTAATGAAGATAGTAAAGAATTTTTAGAATACAATCGTATTTTAAAATTACTTCATAAATATTGTCAATTTATGCCTGTTCCTATATCCTTATTTTCAGAAGAAGAAAAAGAAGTTATCATCAATAATATTGATCCTCTTTGGAAAAAAAATCCTATTTATTTAAGTGATAAAGACTATTTAAGTTTTTATCATGAATTATACCCAAAACAGGTGGAAGATGCTTTATTCTGGGCCCATCTAAACATAGATCATCCTTTTCATTTGACGGGCGTTTTATATTTCCCAAATATAGAAAATAAAATGGATGTTCAAAAAGGTAGAATTCATTTATATAAAAATCAAGTTTATATCACGGATAAATTAGAAGGTATCGTTCCCGATTTTCTAAGTTTATTAAAAGGAGTTATAGATTCTCCAGATATCCCTCTGAATGTTTCACGTTCTCATTTTCAGTCTAATACATCAGTAAAAAATATATCAAAATATATTACAAGAAAAGTTGCGGATAAACTTCATTCTATGTTTAAAAAAGATAGAAAAAATTTTCAAAAAAAGTGGGAGCACATAAAAATTATCATAGAATATGGAATGATCAGTACAAAAAGTTTTTTTGATAAAGCTAATAATTTTTTCATTTATCTTACAATAAATGGAGAATTTTTTACTTTAGAGGAATTAAAAGAAAAAATAAAAAATTCTCAAAAAAACAAAGATGGAAAAATTATTTTTCTTTATACTTCGGATAAAGAAAAACAATATAGTTATATTAAAGATGCAGAATACAGAACTTATGAAGTTTTGATTTTAAATAGTCCACTTACAGTCCATTTAATACAAAAATTGGAAATCACTCATAAAGATATTTCTTTTGTTCGTGTAGATTCAGATCATATTGATAAATTAATCGATAAAAAAAAGGAGAAATATTCTTCTGAACTTTCGGAAAAAGAAAAAGAAGATTTAAAAAATATTGTAAATGAAAATTTAATAAAAGAATATGAGTTTTCCGTAAAATTGGAAAACTTATCTAAAAAAGATCCTCCTTTTTTAATCATCATACCAGAATTTCTAAGAAGAATGAGAGAAATTACTACGATAGGAAGAGATATTATAAAAAATGATAAAGAAAAATTTTATCAATTGATTGTAAATACAAATCATCTTTTAATGAAGAAAATATTAAGGAACCCATGTAATGAAAGTAAAAAAGAACTTATTCAAGAGGCTTTAAATCTAACACTTTTATCAAAAAATTTATTAAAAGGAAAAAATCTAATTTTTTTTATTTCAAAAAAAATAGAAGAGCTTACTCAATAA
- a CDS encoding 3'-5' exonuclease has translation MKLQLYRPICFFDIEATGINIGKDRIIEISILKIFPNGKQEDKTWLIFPEIPIPPQSTAIHGIKDEDVEGKLPFKNVAIPILKMIENTDLAGYNSNRFDIPILVEEMLRAGIPFDIKKHNTIDVQVIFHKMEPRNLSAAYKYYCRKNLIKAHSSKADTFATYEILLAQLEKYEDLKKDVKSLNKFSHQKNIADLAGFLKIDENGNEIFNFGKYKGEKVFKIFEKDPNYYDWIQNSDFPLYTKKVLTSIKLRKFNI, from the coding sequence ATGAAACTACAACTTTATCGTCCTATTTGTTTCTTTGATATAGAAGCTACAGGAATAAATATTGGAAAAGATAGAATTATAGAAATATCTATATTGAAAATATTTCCAAATGGTAAACAAGAAGATAAAACTTGGCTTATTTTTCCTGAAATACCTATACCACCACAATCTACAGCTATTCATGGAATTAAAGATGAAGATGTAGAAGGAAAATTACCATTTAAAAATGTAGCGATTCCTATTCTAAAAATGATTGAAAATACGGATTTAGCAGGTTATAATTCTAATAGATTTGACATTCCAATTTTAGTAGAAGAGATGCTACGTGCAGGAATTCCTTTCGATATTAAAAAACATAATACAATAGACGTACAGGTAATCTTTCACAAGATGGAACCTAGAAATCTTTCTGCTGCTTATAAATATTATTGTAGAAAAAATCTTATAAAGGCACATAGCTCTAAAGCAGATACATTTGCTACGTATGAAATATTACTTGCTCAATTAGAAAAATATGAAGATCTAAAAAAAGATGTGAAAAGTCTAAATAAATTTTCTCATCAAAAAAATATAGCAGATCTTGCTGGTTTTCTAAAAATAGATGAAAATGGGAATGAAATATTCAATTTTGGAAAATACAAAGGAGAAAAAGTATTCAAAATTTTTGAAAAAGACCCAAATTATTATGATTGGATACAAAATTCAGATTTCCCGTTATATACAAAAAAAGTATTGACAAGTATTAAACTAAGGAAATTTAATATTTAA
- a CDS encoding DUF4295 family protein — MSKKIVEDKNKKNSKKMILAIRIIKSKKSGFYTFENKIITDNEVDKFFHHKDKN; from the coding sequence ATGTCTAAAAAAATTGTAGAAGATAAAAATAAAAAAAATTCTAAAAAGATGATTCTTGCTATCCGAATAATTAAATCTAAAAAATCTGGTTTTTACACTTTTGAAAATAAAATCATAACCGATAATGAAGTGGATAAATTTTTCCATCATAAAGATAAAAATTAA
- a CDS encoding YebC/PmpR family DNA-binding transcriptional regulator, which produces MSGHSKWTNIQHRKSNQDFRKSKKFSKIIKEISMAVKESGSNKNSFRLRKAIINAKSINIPKITIEKAIQKASQTNTNNYKNLNLEGQIKGISLIIECMTDNSIRTTSSVKIFFNKNGGRLFHNGELTHLFNRIGFFSIKKKDIPYSMDNFELMSIDFGAKDIRKDEKKMYIYTDFEYFGFMKNNFEKLKIFHSSIVKRIAKHPKFLSEENGKKISNFIEKLKENKNIKNIYSNMVIK; this is translated from the coding sequence ATGTCAGGACATAGCAAGTGGACAAATATACAACATAGAAAATCTAATCAAGATTTTAGAAAATCTAAAAAATTCTCTAAAATTATTAAAGAAATTTCTATGGCAGTTAAAGAATCAGGATCAAATAAAAATTCTTTTCGTTTAAGAAAAGCTATTATCAATGCAAAATCAATAAATATTCCCAAAATTACTATAGAAAAAGCTATACAAAAAGCTTCACAAACTAATACAAATAATTACAAAAATTTAAATTTAGAGGGACAAATAAAAGGGATTAGTCTAATTATAGAATGCATGACGGACAATAGTATTAGAACTACTTCCAGTGTGAAAATTTTTTTTAACAAAAATGGAGGAAGATTATTTCATAATGGAGAGTTGACTCATTTATTTAATCGGATAGGTTTTTTTTCGATAAAAAAAAAGGATATTCCTTATTCAATGGATAATTTTGAACTGATGTCCATAGATTTTGGAGCAAAGGATATCAGAAAGGATGAAAAAAAAATGTATATCTATACAGATTTTGAATATTTTGGTTTTATGAAAAATAATTTTGAAAAATTAAAAATTTTTCATAGTTCTATAGTAAAACGAATAGCTAAACATCCTAAATTTCTTTCCGAAGAAAATGGTAAAAAAATTTCAAATTTTATTGAAAAACTTAAAGAAAATAAAAATATAAAAAATATTTACTCCAATATGGTAATAAAATAA